A stretch of DNA from Melioribacteraceae bacterium 4301-Me:
CCTGCAGCACCAAAATCTCTTCTTACTATGCCCATAACAAAAGCAGTTGCAGCTTCTCGAGGGAGCTTTAGCCATGAAGTAGTTATTGGTGCTAAAATATTTTGCCAGACCGTAAGTAAACCTGTTATTTGCATTATTCCAACACCTAAAGCTCCTACAAAAAACCAAAAACCTGCTTCTTTCATAAAACCAACACTTCGGTAATATGTTTTTTTAAGAATATTTTTAAGTCTTGGTAATTGCATAACTGGTAAATCAATTAACAAAGGGGAACTTTCGCCTGGTAACATCTTATTTAAAATTGTAGACAGAATAATTAAAACACCAAAAATAACTGATATGTAGATTAACAATGGCTCTATCCCGGCTCCGCTTAACAGCACAGTTATTACAGCAAGTTGTGCTGAACATGGGATTACAAATTGCAATATTGCAGTTACAATAGTTTTTTCTCTGTTAGTACCTAAAATTCTTGTTGTTATATTAGCCATAGTTACACAGCCAAAACCAAGCATTATTGGGATTACTGCCTTCCCATTTAAGCCTAATTTGTTAAAGGTACGGTCCAACATAGTAGCTAAACGCGGTAAATAGCCACTATCTTCTAAGAATGCCATTACTAAATAAAAACCAATTACTAAAGGAAGTAATAGGAAAATTAGATAAGTAGTTGTCATTGTAATTACACCGAACTCACCAAAAAATAATTTGACAAGAGGATTAATAAAATGAAATGTTGTAACAGCACCGGGCTTTTTAGATAAGTTCTCAAATTCTTTTTTAAGAGCCGGCTGATTGTTCATTCCGTTTGGGAAATTAAAATCTTTTTGAGTGATAATATTTTGTTTTTCATCTGTAAGTTGTACATTAATTTTTACTGGAGTAAAATTAGAAATGAATGATTTTGTATAGTACTCGAATATACCCTTGCCTAAAGTATTTTCAGTATAATTAGTTATTCTTTGTGATACTAAATCTCCAATAAAGAAATATACCAAGACCAGCATAATAATTAAGATTGGTATCCCTGTAAATGGATTGAGCGAGAGTCTTCCAAGTTTGTTAAAAAACTCGCCTTTCTTAGTGTCTTCATATTCAATTTGGTCAACGATTTCATTTACTTTGTTTCTTCTATTAATATAAAGTCTTTCTCTTTGTTCTGGGGTTCCAAATGGCAGGTTATTTATTTTAGCAATTTCTTGGTCACCTTCCATTATTAACAAAGCTTCAGCTTGAGAGTTCGTTCTTTTAATAACCTCGTCGAGCAGAAGGTTTAATTCTAATTGCTGTTTGCCGACCCGTGCATTTTCTATGGCAAAATCTAACTTTTCAAAACCATAATTATTAATCGCAGCAGTTTCAATTACCTCAACACCAAGAAGTTCACTTAACTTAGAACTATCGATTTTTATTTTTCTTTTTTTTACTTCATCTGTAAAATTTAACAGCACCGAAATTTTTTTGCCCATTTCAATTAACTGCAAAGTAAGAAATAAATCTCTTTCTAAATGAAGTGAGTTGACAACGTTTAAAATTTTATCTGCTGAGATAATTATATCTCTTGCTACTTTTTCTTCATCATTAAAAGAACCCACTCCATAAATACCTGGTGTATCATAGATTTCTTTACCTTTGTAATAACTTTTGGTAATTGCAACTGTAGTGCCGGGGAAATTCGATACATCGACATATATGCCGCTTAGATAATTAAAGAAGCAAGATTTCCCAACGTTAGGATTACCGACCAAAACGATTTTTTCAGTTTTAGACAATGGAGAAATGGCGTTCTTATCATCAAGTTCTTTGACCCTTGAATGCTTATTGAGAATTATGTTATCTGTTTTCATTATCTATTTGAGTGATATTTTAATTTTTTTTGCTAACTCTAAGCCTATTGCAATTTCCTGTCTATTTTTTTGAATAATAACTGTACCGCCAGGCAACCTTTCAATGCATTTTACAACGTCACCTTCAGCTATGCCTAAACGAATTAGTTGTGCTTTCATCTCTCCATCAGGCAGTGAAATCACAATAAAAAAGGAACCTTTTTTTACTTTATCTAATGTGTTCTTTTGTATCAAGTTTATTTTTGCATGTTTCTGATTTAAGGCATTTACCAAAAATATTAAATGAATAACCCGAGACCTCAAATCCCAAGCTTTTAGATATTTCCTCTACAATTTTTTCTATCTTAGGGTTAGTAAATTCTTTTATTGCACCACAGTTAATGCAAATTAAGTGGTCGTGATTTTTCCTTCCGTAGTTTGATTCGTATCGACTTTTATGCTCACCAAAATTTCTTTTTGAAAGGAGGTCACATTGAGCTAACAACTCAAGAGTGTTGTATACTGTTGCTCTTGAGATGTTCGAGTTCTCGCTTTTCATTTTCACATATAATTCATCAGCACCAAAATGACCTTCGTATTGAAGGGCATAATCCATTACTTCAAACCGTTCTGGGGTTATTCGATGTTTTTCCCTTTTAAGAAATTTTTCAAATTCTTCTTTAGCTTTTTGATTTTTCACAGCTTTTTTAAAAAAAATTATTTAGATTTAGTCTTCATAAAGATAAAAACATTACAAAAAAAAAGCAAAAAAAATCTGTATATCCTTTTTGTTAAATAAGTGTCAAAAAATATGCTCTTTGATTTCTTTTTTGTTTTTACAAAATAGTTTATCTTTTCATTAAAATTTTATCAATTGTAAGTTTTTTGAAAATGGTACTGTCTGCTATAAAATTTAGCTATGCTAACGCTAAAAATCATAAACATTAAACCCAAAAAGAAAGGAGTAGTTATGCATCTTAAAGTTGGAGATGTAGCACCAGATTTCACTTTGGTGAATACTAATTTAGAACCAGTTTCATTAAGTCAATTTAAACACAAAAATAATGTCGTTCTTTTATTTTTCCCCGCTGTCGGTACGTCCGTATGTGAGAAAGAATTATGTACTACAAGAGATAGTATGAAAGATTATGAAAATCTTGATGCTCAAGTGCTTGCAATTAGTGTTGATAGTCCATTCGCTCAAAAATTATGGGCTAATATTCATAAGTTTAATTTTACTCTTTTGAGCGACTTCAATAAAGAAGTCTCACAACTATACGGTGCGTTTTATGATGTTTGGCTGCCTGATAAAGCTGGATTAAAGGGTGTGGCAAAGCGCTCAGCATTTGTAATTGATAAAAATGGAGTAATACAATATGTAGAAGTGCTTGAAAATGCCAGCAATGAACCAAATTATAACGCTATTCAAGAAGTGCTAAAAAGGTTAAAGTAAGGATTTGACTTCCTTACAATTTATTGTTATGACTTAACCTTAATGTAAAATTGATTTTACTTTTGAATAGCTAAATCGCACAATATTTAACTTGGAGAAGTATGTTAGCCATAGGTAAAAAAGCACCACAATTTACTCTATTCGACTCAGATGGTAATAAAGTATCGCTTAAAGACTTTTTAGGTAGGTATGTGGTTCTTTATTTTTATCCTAAAGATATGACCCCTGGATGCACTAAAGAAGCATGTGATTTTAGAGATTCATTCAGTGCTTTTGATGAACTTGATGCTGTAGTTGTTGGTGTTAGTCCAGATTCAATAGAATCCCATAAGAAATTTAAAGAAAAATATAATTTACCATTTATACTTTTAAGTGATGAATCAAAAAAAGTTCTGATAAAGTACGGCGTGTGGAAAGAAAAAAAATTGTACGGCAGAAAATATATGGGTGTTGAAAGAACAACCGTTTTAATTGATGAAAAAGGAATTGTTCGCAAAATATTTAATAACGTGAAAGTAGAAGGACATATAGCCGAACTAATTCGAACACTAAATCAATCATAGTGATATGAACATTTACATAACTCGCAGAGAGACATTTAGTGCATCTCACAGATTATACAACGAAAATTTTACCGATGAAGAGAACGAAAGGGTTTTTGGTAAATGCAGTAATCCTAATGGTCATGGTCATAATTATATTTTAGAGGTTGTTGTAAAAGGCGAGCCTAATAAAAATACTGGTTATGTGATTGACCTGAAAATCTTAAAATCTATTATAAGAGAAAATGTTATTAAAAAAGTAGATCATAAAAATCTTAATATTGACGTAGATTTCTTAAAAGGTATTATACCTACAGCGGAAAATATAGCAATAGGGATTTGGAATGAACTAAAAGACAAAATCCCCGATGCAAAACTGTATGCGGTTAAATTATATGAAACAGAAAATAATTACGTAGAATACAAAGGAGAATAAAAGTGAATTTGGATTTATTTGCAGAATCTGTTAGGTCAATACTTGAACTTATTGGTGAAGACTTAAATCGACCTGGATTAAAAAAAACTCCTAAAAGAGTTGCAAAAGCCTACGAGTTTTTGATGCAGGGCTACAAAAAAAATATAGATGATGTTTTAAATGGCGCTATATTTGAAGAAAAATATGATGAGATGGTAATTGTAAAAGATATTGATTTTTATTCCATGTGTGAACATCATTTGTTACCTTTTTATGGGAAAGTTCATGTTGCGTACATACCAAATGGTAAAATTGTTGGCATTAGTAAAATACCTAGAATAGTAGATGTTTTTGCACGTAGACTGCAAGTACAGGAAAGAATGACCCGACAAATATGCGATACATTAGAGAAATATCTTTCACCAGATGGTACTGCAGTTGTTGTTGAAGCCTACCATATGTGTATGATGATGCGAGGCGTTGAAAAACAAAATTCAATTACAACAACAAGTGCAATGCAAGGTGTTTTTAAAGAAAGCGAGAGAACACGCAACGAGTTCTTAAACCTAATTCAATCAAAAAGGATATGAGTGATAAATCAAAAGTTATTTGGCTAACCGGCGCTAGTTCTGGTATTGGCAAAACCATTGCGGAGTTGTTTGTTAAAAAAAATCATAAAGTCGTATGTTGTTCAAGGAATATTGATAAGTTAAAAAAACTTAAAAGTGAACTGGAAAGTGATTCAAGACTAATTAAAATTTATAAGCTGGATGTTGCAAATCCAAATGAAGTTTTTGATACTTATCAAGAAATAAAAAAGGAAGCTGATATTGATTGTTTGATTAATAATGCTGGTATAACTTCGTTCAATGCTGCCAAAGATGATTCAGTCGAGGAAATTCGTAAAATAATTGAAACTAATTTACTCGGTTCAATCTACACAATCAAAGCAGTGCTTCCCGACTTTATTAAAAAAAAGCATGGGACAATTATTAATATACTTTCAGTTGTTACTAAAAAGATTTTTGAAAACAGCAGTGTGTACTCTGCTTCCAAACAAGGCTTACTTGCTTATACTAATGTGCTAAGAGAAGAAGTACGTGAACATAATATACGTGTAATAAACATAATTCCAGGGGCAACTAAAACGCCAATATGGTCAAACGATATACTTGAGAAATATTCTCAGAGGATGATGACGCCTAATGATATTAGCAAAATTGTTTTTGATGTTTTTTCGTTAAATACAAATATAGTAGCTGAAGAAATTGTATTGAGACCTATAAAAGGAGATTTGTAAAATGGATGACGCACAAGTTTCATTAGTTACTGGTGCTTCTCGAGGGATTGGGAGAGCAATAGCGATAAAGCTTGCTGGAGAAAAGCATAAACTTGCAATTTTTGGTAGAGATAAAGAGAAAATAGAACAAACGGTGGAGACAATTAAAAAAATGGGTTCTGAAGCTTTACCTTTCATAGGTGATGTGGCTGATCCTATGTTCGTAAATGAAGCTGTAAATCAAGTGCTGTTGAGTTTTGGTAAAGTTGATAATTTAATAAATAACGCTGGCATCGGTATCTTTAAAAAATTTATTGATAGTTCGCTTGAAGAATTTAAAAAACAAATTGAAGTAAATGTTTATGGAATTTATAACTTTACTAAAGCTGTGATTGATAATATGATTTCAAATAACAGCGGTACTATTATTAATATATCTTCTTTAGCTGGTAAAAATGGTTTAGCTTATGGTACTATGTATAGTGCTAGTAAACATGCAGTGATGGGCTTTTCTAAATCTTTAATGCATGAAGTACGTGAATTCAATATTCGGGTTGTAACAGTATGCCCAGGTTCGGTAGCAACTGAATTTATTAGTGGTACAGAAATAGAACCCAGAAACTTAGAAAAAGTTTTAAGTGCAGAAGATATTGCCGAAGTTGTAGCCAGCATAATTAACTTACCAATGAGAGCAACTGTAAGTGAAATAGAGATTAGACCGACTAATCCAAAATGAAAAGCCGGCTTTTGCCGGCTTTGACTTTTAGGAATTTTAACTCCACTCATTATTATTTTTACCACCACTTTTGTCCTATACCGAATTTTCTAAGCATATGAGCTTTATTCCTCATAAATCCAATTTCACTGCCAAGTTTTCCGAATGCTTTGGTCCATGTTTCTCGCTGCTCAGGTGTTAAAATTTTATAAACAGCAAGCCAAGATTTTACTCGCTCTGATTTTAACTGTGCCTGAAGTTTGCTGTTATCGTCAACGAGGCTTAATATCTTTGCATCGTCAATATTATTGTTACGAATCATTCTTTGAAGTTCAAGTCTATTTTTTTCTATGCTGCTTTGTAAGTCAATTGCCTTTTGCCTTTGGTTATACATAATATCATTGATTTGCTTTTGCTGATCTGCGGTTAAATTAAGCTGGGAAAAAATTCTTCCCATGTTTTGAAACATTGGTCGTTTTGGCTTATTGGGTTGTGCGCTAATTAAACCAAAACTTATTAATGTTGCTACTGCGATAAGAAGCATGTTCTTTTTCATATTACCTCCTGTTAAATAACTTTTTTCGTTTGTGAATTTGACATCAAGTTTATTGCCATGGTTTAATAAAGGTGATTTAAACCAGAGTTTATTGTATTTTGTCAAAAGCATTGAACACAATTTTGCTTATGCCTGAAACCGATAATGACTTTGAATTAGTAAAAAGCTTCATTGAAGGCAATGAAGATGCTTTTAACCATATTGTTAAAAAATATCAGCAGAAAATATATTGGCATGCAAGAAGAATGCTTGGCAATCACTTAGATGCTGACGAGGTTGCCCAGCAAGTAATAATAGTTCTTTATAACAAACTAAAGACTTTCAATTTTAGGTCAAGCTTATACACATGGATTTACAGAATTGTTAGTACACGAAGTATTAATCAAATAAAAAAAAATAAAGTAAAAAGACTTTTAAGCATAGATGAAATTCGTGAAAATGATTTACCTTATCAACGAGATATAATTGATGATATTTCTAATAAACAACAAATTGAAAAAGTCCATAATCTATTACAAAAGTTGCCGGTAAAGCAAAGAGAGGTCTTTATAATGCGCGCTTTCGACCAATTATCATACGAAGAAATCTCAAAAATTACCGGTAAAAGTATTGGCGGGTTGAAGGCTAATTATTTTCATGCATTAAAAAAAATAGTAAGGATGATGAAAAATGAAAAAGGATGAGAAAATATTGAGGTATTTAAGCGGTTTGATGAATGATGAGGAAGCTAAAGAATTTATTGACCAATTAAAACATTCACCTGAACTTTTAGAGGAGTATAACGAAATTAAATCGTATTTGGAGAATATTGTTAGTGTAAAAAATGTTACCGCATCAGATTCAAAATATTTTATAAATCTGCTGCCTCGGGCTAAACAAAAATTATCGAGTGAAGAAAAGAGCACTTTTACAAAAAAGATTGTTTATATAGTACCTGTACTAACAGCAATTTTAGTATTACTTTTTATTCTGCCGTCATCAAAAAGTAAACTAAGCACCAATTACTTCACTAATCAGATTGTGAATAATATAGACAGCGAAGATATTTTGAAAAATTATCCTAACTTTAGCAATGAACTTGAAGATTATATTATATACGAAACGACTAAAGCTGATACAATAGAAATACCCTCTGATTGGCAGAAAGGTGTGGAATATTATTATTTAGGCAATAATTTGATTAGGAATGGAGACGATTTTAATTTGTTAGAAAGTTTAAGTGAAAAGGAACTTGAAGTGGTATATAATGATTTGACAAAAATTAACATCTAAAAGGTGTAACTATGAAAAAAATATTGTTTGCTTTTCTGCTTTTTCTCTTTGCATTCCCGCTCATAGCACAAGAAGGTGGGCCTGGGAGAGGAGGGAGAGCTTATTTAAAAAAAATTGGGCAATTAGAAAAGGCCAAGTTGATTGAGGCACTGAACTTAGATGAAAATACAGCAATAAAGTTCTTTGCAAGGAGGAACGAAAATCAAGAAAAAATTAAAAATTTATTTGATGAGCGAGAAAAAATTCTTTCTGAAATGGAAAATAATTTTAAGGCGAATAATAAAAACAGTGAGGATTATTATAAAAAATCAATAGATAAACTTCAGAAAATAGATCAGAAAATATTTGAAGAGAAATATGCTTTTATTAATTCTCTAAGAGAAATTTTTAGCGAAGAACAAATAGCTAGATACTTAGCCTTTGAGTATAGTTTCCGAAAGGAAATACGCGAATCATTAATTAGACACAGAATGAGAGAATAAAGGCTGAAATCACAAAATATTTACCTTCCTAAAACAAAAACTTTTTTGCAAAGCCTGGAGTTACGGTATTGCATTTTTTATTTGCCAACTTTATCTTTTGACACATTTTTTGCGGAAGTGGTGAAATTGGTATACACGCTACTTTGAGGGGGTAGTGCTCGTTAGAGCGTGCGGGTTCGAGTCCCGCCTTCCGCACCATTAAACCATTAACAAAAAAAAGGAATTAGCATGAAAAGATTTGCATCGTTAATCGTTCTCATTTCTTTGCTGGTTGGCTTTGAATCTTATGCACAAAAAAATGAAATGGATGTTGAAGCAGCTAAAGCCTACAACGAGGGTAACAGTTTGTTGAAAGCTGGTAATTACGAAGGTGCAGTAAAACAATACGACATTGCATTGAAAACTTCTACTGATTATAGAATATATTACCAAAAAGGTATAGCTTTGAAAAAACAAGGTAAATTGCAGGAAGCAGAGGCAGCTTTTAAATCTGCTATTCAAAGCAACCCAAATTTTGATATTTCTTACAACGGCTTGGGCGGCGTTTATTTTGAAGAAGGTAAATATTTGGATGCTGCTGATGCTTTCAAAAAATTTGGTGAATTGACAAAAAATAAAACAATGAAGGATAAAGCCAACGAGTATGTTGCACGTTCCTTAGCTAAGCTTGCAGAAGAGGAAAAAAGCGATGGAAAATTAGACAAAGCTTTGGAACACCTGAACGAGGCAATTAAATATTACAGCCTCGATGCGGCCTACATTACACTTGCAATGATTGAAATAGATAATGGCAATTTTCAAAAGGCTATTGATGCAACTGATGCTGTTATTGCTATGAAAAACTCTTCATTGAAAGGTGCTGCATATTATTATAGAGGACTTGCTTATAAAAAACTTAATGATTCAGCTAAAGCTAGAGAAAATTTTGAGCTCGCTAAAAAAGATCCACAGTATAAAAAACTCAGCGATTACGAGCTAAATAATATGAAGTAATTTTTAACGCCCCCAATCCTAGGGGGCTTTTTTATACTAAGTTTTGCGTTTCAATGTAATATAAAAATATTTCCCATACTTGTTCCCATTATAGTTTATT
This window harbors:
- a CDS encoding FeoB small GTPase domain-containing protein, producing MKTDNIILNKHSRVKELDDKNAISPLSKTEKIVLVGNPNVGKSCFFNYLSGIYVDVSNFPGTTVAITKSYYKGKEIYDTPGIYGVGSFNDEEKVARDIIISADKILNVVNSLHLERDLFLTLQLIEMGKKISVLLNFTDEVKKRKIKIDSSKLSELLGVEVIETAAINNYGFEKLDFAIENARVGKQQLELNLLLDEVIKRTNSQAEALLIMEGDQEIAKINNLPFGTPEQRERLYINRRNKVNEIVDQIEYEDTKKGEFFNKLGRLSLNPFTGIPILIIMLVLVYFFIGDLVSQRITNYTENTLGKGIFEYYTKSFISNFTPVKINVQLTDEKQNIITQKDFNFPNGMNNQPALKKEFENLSKKPGAVTTFHFINPLVKLFFGEFGVITMTTTYLIFLLLPLVIGFYLVMAFLEDSGYLPRLATMLDRTFNKLGLNGKAVIPIMLGFGCVTMANITTRILGTNREKTIVTAILQFVIPCSAQLAVITVLLSGAGIEPLLIYISVIFGVLIILSTILNKMLPGESSPLLIDLPVMQLPRLKNILKKTYYRSVGFMKEAGFWFFVGALGVGIMQITGLLTVWQNILAPITTSWLKLPREAATAFVMGIVRRDFGAAGLFDMKLTVNQITVAIITITLFVPCIASFVVMLKERGWKEGLSIWFGTWVTAFLIGGIVAQILI
- a CDS encoding RNA polymerase sigma factor; translation: MPETDNDFELVKSFIEGNEDAFNHIVKKYQQKIYWHARRMLGNHLDADEVAQQVIIVLYNKLKTFNFRSSLYTWIYRIVSTRSINQIKKNKVKRLLSIDEIRENDLPYQRDIIDDISNKQQIEKVHNLLQKLPVKQREVFIMRAFDQLSYEEISKITGKSIGGLKANYFHALKKIVRMMKNEKG
- the folE gene encoding GTP cyclohydrolase I FolE, whose product is MNLDLFAESVRSILELIGEDLNRPGLKKTPKRVAKAYEFLMQGYKKNIDDVLNGAIFEEKYDEMVIVKDIDFYSMCEHHLLPFYGKVHVAYIPNGKIVGISKIPRIVDVFARRLQVQERMTRQICDTLEKYLSPDGTAVVVEAYHMCMMMRGVEKQNSITTTSAMQGVFKESERTRNEFLNLIQSKRI
- the bcp gene encoding thioredoxin-dependent thiol peroxidase translates to MLAIGKKAPQFTLFDSDGNKVSLKDFLGRYVVLYFYPKDMTPGCTKEACDFRDSFSAFDELDAVVVGVSPDSIESHKKFKEKYNLPFILLSDESKKVLIKYGVWKEKKLYGRKYMGVERTTVLIDEKGIVRKIFNNVKVEGHIAELIRTLNQS
- a CDS encoding tetratricopeptide repeat protein produces the protein MKRFASLIVLISLLVGFESYAQKNEMDVEAAKAYNEGNSLLKAGNYEGAVKQYDIALKTSTDYRIYYQKGIALKKQGKLQEAEAAFKSAIQSNPNFDISYNGLGGVYFEEGKYLDAADAFKKFGELTKNKTMKDKANEYVARSLAKLAEEEKSDGKLDKALEHLNEAIKYYSLDAAYITLAMIEIDNGNFQKAIDATDAVIAMKNSSLKGAAYYYRGLAYKKLNDSAKARENFELAKKDPQYKKLSDYELNNMK
- a CDS encoding 6-pyruvoyl tetrahydropterin synthase family protein, whose amino-acid sequence is MNIYITRRETFSASHRLYNENFTDEENERVFGKCSNPNGHGHNYILEVVVKGEPNKNTGYVIDLKILKSIIRENVIKKVDHKNLNIDVDFLKGIIPTAENIAIGIWNELKDKIPDAKLYAVKLYETENNYVEYKGE
- a CDS encoding SDR family oxidoreductase translates to MSDKSKVIWLTGASSGIGKTIAELFVKKNHKVVCCSRNIDKLKKLKSELESDSRLIKIYKLDVANPNEVFDTYQEIKKEADIDCLINNAGITSFNAAKDDSVEEIRKIIETNLLGSIYTIKAVLPDFIKKKHGTIINILSVVTKKIFENSSVYSASKQGLLAYTNVLREEVREHNIRVINIIPGATKTPIWSNDILEKYSQRMMTPNDISKIVFDVFSLNTNIVAEEIVLRPIKGDL
- a CDS encoding SDR family oxidoreductase gives rise to the protein MDDAQVSLVTGASRGIGRAIAIKLAGEKHKLAIFGRDKEKIEQTVETIKKMGSEALPFIGDVADPMFVNEAVNQVLLSFGKVDNLINNAGIGIFKKFIDSSLEEFKKQIEVNVYGIYNFTKAVIDNMISNNSGTIINISSLAGKNGLAYGTMYSASKHAVMGFSKSLMHEVREFNIRVVTVCPGSVATEFISGTEIEPRNLEKVLSAEDIAEVVASIINLPMRATVSEIEIRPTNPK
- a CDS encoding ferrous iron transport protein A encodes the protein MKAQLIRLGIAEGDVVKCIERLPGGTVIIQKNRQEIAIGLELAKKIKISLK
- a CDS encoding Spy/CpxP family protein refolding chaperone; translated protein: MKKNMLLIAVATLISFGLISAQPNKPKRPMFQNMGRIFSQLNLTADQQKQINDIMYNQRQKAIDLQSSIEKNRLELQRMIRNNNIDDAKILSLVDDNSKLQAQLKSERVKSWLAVYKILTPEQRETWTKAFGKLGSEIGFMRNKAHMLRKFGIGQKWW
- a CDS encoding Fur family transcriptional regulator; the encoded protein is MKNQKAKEEFEKFLKREKHRITPERFEVMDYALQYEGHFGADELYVKMKSENSNISRATVYNTLELLAQCDLLSKRNFGEHKSRYESNYGRKNHDHLICINCGAIKEFTNPKIEKIVEEISKSLGFEVSGYSFNIFGKCLKSETCKNKLDTKEHIR
- a CDS encoding redoxin domain-containing protein — translated: MHLKVGDVAPDFTLVNTNLEPVSLSQFKHKNNVVLLFFPAVGTSVCEKELCTTRDSMKDYENLDAQVLAISVDSPFAQKLWANIHKFNFTLLSDFNKEVSQLYGAFYDVWLPDKAGLKGVAKRSAFVIDKNGVIQYVEVLENASNEPNYNAIQEVLKRLK